The proteins below come from a single Vitis vinifera cultivar Pinot Noir 40024 chromosome 9, ASM3070453v1 genomic window:
- the LOC100262945 gene encoding zinc finger protein 1, with protein sequence MEIPRSEPCLSETSSIISVSEAAPSLNTSMDSPKEGKQQEGQDRNQEELTNPDLVLDLSLSSRDLEQGSRPELNLINSFEMGSSQNHSEIPQGNEGEPRVFSCNYCQRKFYSSQALGGHQNAHKRERTLAKRGQRIGAASVAFGHPLPNPYRFSSMASLPLHGSFNRSLGIQAHSLIHKPSSLSSTLYGHQGWSRLPIDQQPAIGRLAPENYHVGSSSSSGGAARFETVRKFSRPASEGIGGYWWNNSNNLKMNQDELQKLDLSLKL encoded by the coding sequence ATGGAGATACCAAGATCAGAGCCATGTCTCTCTGAAACTTCTAGCATCATTTCAGTTTCAGAAGCTGCACCATCCTTGAATACCTCAATGGATAGCCCAAAAGAGGGGAAGCAGCAAGAAGGACAAGATCGAAACCAGGAAGAGCTCACAAATCCTGATCTTGTACTGGATCTAAGCCTCTCTAGCAGAGATTTGGAACAAGGGTCGAGGCCAGAACTTAATCTCATCAACTCCTTCGAGATGGGCTCATCTCaaaatcattcagaaattccTCAAGGAAATGAAGGTGAGCCGAGAGTGTTCTCGTGCAACTATTGCCAGAGAAAGTTCTACAGCTCACAGGCACTTGGAGGACACCAAAATGCACACAAACGAGAGAGGACCCTTGCAAAACGTGGGCAGCGGATTGGTGCAGCTTCAGTAGCTTTTGGGCATCCCTTACCCAACCCTTATCGATTCTCTAGCATGGCTTCTCTACCTCTGCATGGATCTTTCAATAGGTCTCTTGGCATTCAGGCTCATTCTCTGATCCATAAGCCATCCTCCCTATCATCCACTCTCTACGGACATCAAGGATGGTCAAGGCTGCCTATTGATCAACAACCCGCCATTGGGCGACTTGCACCAGAGAATTATCATGTTGGATCATCATCATCCAGTGGTGGCGCCGCAAGGTTTGAGACTGTTCGGAAGTTTTCTCGGCCGGCAAGTGAGGGAATTGGAGGCTACTGGTGGAACAATAGTAACAATTTGAAGATGAATCAAGATGAGTTGCAGAAGCTTGACTTGTCCCTCAAGCTCTGA